A genomic window from Chitinophaga pollutisoli includes:
- a CDS encoding RagB/SusD family nutrient uptake outer membrane protein — protein sequence MKKITILILMTLVMASCSDALLEEPQSIAAEVFYNTPAEVEAGLNAIYVPMRRGSALGALYLCQHEIYTEYLYGRGSHAPLNDYTGLDQTNVSRVGDMWAVFYESIRNANIVIERAPLGTKISPAQLDGYLAEARCMRALNYFFLVRNWAGVPIRDEKNMDVRELARNTQEQVYDFIVADLEWAETHLPDKPRLSGAPSKWSAKAILTDVYMNLHQYEKARDKAGEIITSNKFSLVNVTVAEDFEKLFGADVATSTEEVLYLKYARMPSGQGFAYPQYCHYPNSGYFPPGGFYTFYSDSETNTFLKNWDKNDLRYTFNWYPQTFGLGPTTILLKKFVDKQAVSGGGNDYPMYRYADILLFYAECVAQAGTAPNADAMEKLNMVRRRAYGKPATTADAAVDFKLADYATKQAFIDLVVRERGYENCGESKRWLDLKRLGIAEEIVQAGKGKTVAPRHLLWPIPVIETNYNKAIDPVKDQNPGY from the coding sequence ATGAAAAAAATTACGATACTTATATTAATGACGCTGGTGATGGCTTCCTGCTCCGACGCACTGTTGGAGGAACCGCAATCCATCGCCGCGGAAGTGTTTTACAATACACCGGCGGAAGTAGAAGCTGGTCTTAACGCGATATATGTGCCCATGCGCCGCGGCAGCGCGCTGGGTGCGCTGTACTTATGCCAGCACGAAATTTACACGGAATACCTGTACGGCCGGGGCAGCCATGCGCCGTTGAACGATTATACGGGGCTGGACCAGACGAACGTGTCGCGCGTGGGGGATATGTGGGCCGTATTCTACGAATCCATCCGCAACGCCAACATCGTGATCGAAAGGGCGCCGCTGGGCACGAAGATTTCCCCGGCGCAGTTGGACGGCTACCTGGCCGAGGCGCGCTGCATGCGGGCGCTGAATTACTTCTTCCTGGTCCGTAACTGGGCCGGCGTTCCGATCCGCGACGAAAAGAATATGGACGTCCGGGAGTTGGCGCGCAACACGCAGGAACAGGTGTACGACTTCATCGTGGCGGACCTGGAGTGGGCGGAAACGCACCTGCCCGATAAGCCGCGGCTGTCAGGGGCGCCGTCGAAGTGGTCGGCCAAGGCGATCCTCACGGATGTGTACATGAATCTCCATCAATATGAGAAAGCGCGCGACAAGGCGGGAGAGATCATCACCAGCAATAAATTCAGCCTGGTGAACGTGACGGTGGCGGAAGATTTTGAGAAGTTGTTCGGGGCGGATGTGGCGACTTCCACCGAAGAGGTGCTTTACCTGAAATATGCCAGGATGCCCAGCGGGCAGGGGTTTGCTTATCCGCAGTATTGCCACTATCCTAATTCAGGGTATTTTCCGCCGGGAGGGTTTTATACTTTCTACAGCGATTCCGAAACGAATACTTTCCTGAAAAACTGGGATAAGAACGATCTGCGATATACATTTAACTGGTATCCGCAAACCTTCGGCCTGGGGCCCACCACGATCCTGCTTAAGAAGTTCGTGGACAAACAGGCGGTTTCGGGCGGAGGGAACGATTATCCCATGTACCGCTATGCCGACATCCTCCTGTTCTACGCCGAGTGCGTGGCCCAGGCGGGCACTGCGCCCAATGCGGATGCGATGGAGAAATTGAATATGGTCCGCCGCCGCGCGTATGGAAAACCCGCCACCACGGCCGATGCTGCGGTAGATTTCAAACTGGCGGATTATGCTACGAAACAGGCGTTCATCGACCTGGTAGTGCGCGAGCGCGGGTACGAAAATTGCGGGGAATCGAAGCGCTGGCTGGATCTGAAGCGCCTCGGCATCGCGGAGGAAATCGTGCAGGCAGGGAAAGGCAAAACG